One Diospyros lotus cultivar Yz01 chromosome 1, ASM1463336v1, whole genome shotgun sequence genomic window carries:
- the LOC127791887 gene encoding BAHD acyltransferase DCR: MPAAEVAEPISTAAMKLRTLSKTHVRPRKPVGRRECQLITFDLPYVAFFYNQKLLLYKAASATGDAGFDDAVRRLTEGLEIALEEFHQLAGKLGKDEDGVFKVEYDDEMAGVEVLAAAADDVEVADLVVEEGGSKLKELVPYNGILNVEGLHRPLLAVQITRLRDGIVLGCAFNHAVLDGSSTWHFMSSWAEICRGAQSISVPPFLDRTKARNTRVQLNLSPPGDSTSSNGSDADPPLREKIFKFSESAVDKIKTLLNANPSDGAKPFSTFQSLSTHLWLAVTRARRLKPEDVTVFTVFADCRKRVDPPMPEAYFGNLIQAIFTGTAAGLLAANPPEFSAGLIQKAIEAHDAKAIDARNTEWESNPKIFQFKDAGVNCVAVGSSPRFKVYEVDFGWGGPESVRSGGNNRFDGMVYLYQGKSGGRSIDVEISLEAEAMGRLEKDKEFLMDG, from the exons ATGCCCGCCGCCGAAGTTGCAGAACCCATATCCACGGCGGCGATGAAACTCAGGACCCTCAGCAAAACCCACGTCCGGCCCCGGAAACCTGTCGGACGGCGAGAGTGCCAGCTCATCACCTTCGATCTCCCCTACGTCGCCTTCTTCTATAACCAGAAGCTGCTGCTCTACAAGGCAGCCTCCGCCACCGGCGACGCGGGCTTCGACGACGCCGTCCGACGGCTGACGGAAGGGCTGGAGATCGCTCTGGAGGAGTTTCACCAGTTGGCGGGGAAGCTGGGGAAGGACGAGGATGGGGTTTTCAAGGTGGAGTACGACGACGAGATGGCCGGTGTGGAGGTgctggcggcggcggcggacgACGTCGAAGTTGCGGATCTGGTGGTGGAGGAGGGGGGTAGCAAGCTGAAGGAGCTGGTTCCGTACAACGGAATCTTGAACGTCGAGGGGCTCCACCGGCCGCTGCTCGCCGTTCAg ATCACGCGGCTGAGAGACGGCATAGTGTTGGGATGCGCATTTAACCACGCGGTTCTCGACGGCTCTTCCACGTGGCACTTCATGAGCTCATGGGCCGAGATCTGTCGCGGGGCCCAATCGATCTCCGTCCCTCCCTTCCTCGACCGCACAAAAGCCCGCAACACCCGCGTCCAGCTGAACCTCTCCCCGCCGGGGGACTCCACGTCATCCAACGGCTCCGACGCGGACCCACCCCTCCGCGAGAAGATCTTCAAGTTCTCCGAGTCAGCCGTCGACAAGATCAAGACTCTTCTCAACGCCAACCCATCCGACGGCGCAAAGCCCTTCTCCACGTTCCAATCCCTATCCACGCACTTGTGGCTCGCCGTCACACGCGCCCGCCGGCTCAAGCCGGAGGACGTCACGGTCTTCACCGTCTTCGCCGATTGCCGGAAACGGGTCGACCCGCCGATGCCGGAGGCCTACTTCGGCAACCTCATTCAAGCCATATTCACCGGCACCGCCGCCGGGCTGCTGGCGGCGAACCCCCCAGAGTTCAGCGCCGGGCTGATCCAGAAGGCAATCGAGGCGCACGACGCCAAGGCGATCGACGCGCGGAACACCGAGTGGGAGAGCAACCCAAAGATTTTCCAGTTCAAGGACGCCGGCGTGAACTGCGTGGCGGTGGGGAGTTCGCCGCGGTTCAAGGTGTACGAGGTGGACTTCGGGTGGGGGGGGCCGGAGAGTGTTCGAAGCGGTGGGAACAACCGGTTTGACGGGATGGTTTATCTTTACCAAGGGAAGAGCGGCGGCCGGAGCATTGACGTGGAGATCAGCTTGGAGGCGGAGGCGATGGGGAGGTTGGAGAAGGACAAGGAGTTTCTCATGGATGGTTAG
- the LOC127801062 gene encoding sec-independent protein translocase protein TATB, chloroplastic isoform X2 encodes MITPMASAVSATKYPSFSALSTCANFCPQNYTSRFSKWFPQLGIGPFSPWNGLRHLGVSISQRPARKGKKGQCKGKVVYASLFGVGAPEALVIGVVALLVFGPKGLAEVARNLGKTLRAFQPTIKELQDVSREFKSTLEREIGLDEIQSSTQDTNRSNTTSTISTPSSVLSPDNSQTAVDPNGAASPNRAYSTEDYLKITEEQLKASAAQLQTGTSSQGESQFVPQTQPQELVAEAVQESPAAASSVDKPGSET; translated from the exons ATGATCACGCCTATGGCTTCTGCAGTTTCCGCAACCAAGTACCCATCCTTCTCTGCTCTATCCACTTGTGCAAATTTCTGCCCCCAAAACTATACTTCTCGTTTCTCCAAGTGGTTTCCTCAACTGGGTATTGGCCCTTTCTCGCCATGGAATGGTTTGAGGCATCTGGGTGTCTCAATCTCACAGAGACCAGCAAGGAAAG GGAAGAAGGGACAATGTAAAGGGAAGGTTGTGTATGCTTCTCTATTTGGAGTTGGGGCTCCTGAAGCTCTGGTGATTGGAGTGGTGGCTTTGTTGGTTTTTGGTCCCAAAGGTCTTGCCGAG GTTGCTCGGAATTTGGGAAAAACTTTACGTGCGTTTCAACCCACAATTAAAGAGCTTCAG GATGTTTCAAGAGAATTCAAAAGCACCCTTGAGCGAGAGATTGGTCTTGATGAAATTCAGAGTTCAACACAAGACACAAATAGATCAAACACAACCAGCACTATCTCTACCCCTTCATCAGTACTGAGTCCTGATAATTCTCAGACAGCAGTTGACCCAA ATGGTGCTGCATCTCCAAACAGAGCTTACTCTACTGAAGACTACTTGAAGATAACAGAAGAACAGCTGAAAGCATCCGCTGCCCAACTGCAGACCGGGACATCTTCTCAAGGCGAAAGCCAGTTTGTACCCCAAACTCAGCCGCAAG AACTGGTAGCAGAGGCCGTTCAAGAATCTCCTGCTGCAGCAAGTTCGGTCGACAAGCCTGGAAGTGAAACCTGA
- the LOC127801062 gene encoding sec-independent protein translocase protein TATB, chloroplastic isoform X1 — MITPMASAVSATKYPSFSALSTCANFCPQNYTSRFSKWFPQLGIGPFSPWNGLRHLGVSISQRPARKGGVAGKKGQCKGKVVYASLFGVGAPEALVIGVVALLVFGPKGLAEVARNLGKTLRAFQPTIKELQDVSREFKSTLEREIGLDEIQSSTQDTNRSNTTSTISTPSSVLSPDNSQTAVDPNGAASPNRAYSTEDYLKITEEQLKASAAQLQTGTSSQGESQFVPQTQPQELVAEAVQESPAAASSVDKPGSET, encoded by the exons ATGATCACGCCTATGGCTTCTGCAGTTTCCGCAACCAAGTACCCATCCTTCTCTGCTCTATCCACTTGTGCAAATTTCTGCCCCCAAAACTATACTTCTCGTTTCTCCAAGTGGTTTCCTCAACTGGGTATTGGCCCTTTCTCGCCATGGAATGGTTTGAGGCATCTGGGTGTCTCAATCTCACAGAGACCAGCAAGGAAAG GTGGTGTTGCAGGGAAGAAGGGACAATGTAAAGGGAAGGTTGTGTATGCTTCTCTATTTGGAGTTGGGGCTCCTGAAGCTCTGGTGATTGGAGTGGTGGCTTTGTTGGTTTTTGGTCCCAAAGGTCTTGCCGAG GTTGCTCGGAATTTGGGAAAAACTTTACGTGCGTTTCAACCCACAATTAAAGAGCTTCAG GATGTTTCAAGAGAATTCAAAAGCACCCTTGAGCGAGAGATTGGTCTTGATGAAATTCAGAGTTCAACACAAGACACAAATAGATCAAACACAACCAGCACTATCTCTACCCCTTCATCAGTACTGAGTCCTGATAATTCTCAGACAGCAGTTGACCCAA ATGGTGCTGCATCTCCAAACAGAGCTTACTCTACTGAAGACTACTTGAAGATAACAGAAGAACAGCTGAAAGCATCCGCTGCCCAACTGCAGACCGGGACATCTTCTCAAGGCGAAAGCCAGTTTGTACCCCAAACTCAGCCGCAAG AACTGGTAGCAGAGGCCGTTCAAGAATCTCCTGCTGCAGCAAGTTCGGTCGACAAGCCTGGAAGTGAAACCTGA
- the LOC127801062 gene encoding sec-independent protein translocase protein TATB, chloroplastic isoform X4 — protein MITPMASAVSATKYPSFSALSTCANFCPQNYTSRFSKWFPQLGIGPFSPWNGLRHLGVSISQRPARKGGVAGKKGQCKGKVVYASLFGVGAPEALVIGVVALLVFGPKGLAEVARNLGKTLRAFQPTIKELQDVSREFKSTLEREIGLDEIQSSTQDTNRSNTTSTISTPSSVLSPDNSQTAVDPNGAASPNRAYSTEDYLKITEEQLKASAAQLQTGTSSQGESQFVPQTQPQGLYPVTDF, from the exons ATGATCACGCCTATGGCTTCTGCAGTTTCCGCAACCAAGTACCCATCCTTCTCTGCTCTATCCACTTGTGCAAATTTCTGCCCCCAAAACTATACTTCTCGTTTCTCCAAGTGGTTTCCTCAACTGGGTATTGGCCCTTTCTCGCCATGGAATGGTTTGAGGCATCTGGGTGTCTCAATCTCACAGAGACCAGCAAGGAAAG GTGGTGTTGCAGGGAAGAAGGGACAATGTAAAGGGAAGGTTGTGTATGCTTCTCTATTTGGAGTTGGGGCTCCTGAAGCTCTGGTGATTGGAGTGGTGGCTTTGTTGGTTTTTGGTCCCAAAGGTCTTGCCGAG GTTGCTCGGAATTTGGGAAAAACTTTACGTGCGTTTCAACCCACAATTAAAGAGCTTCAG GATGTTTCAAGAGAATTCAAAAGCACCCTTGAGCGAGAGATTGGTCTTGATGAAATTCAGAGTTCAACACAAGACACAAATAGATCAAACACAACCAGCACTATCTCTACCCCTTCATCAGTACTGAGTCCTGATAATTCTCAGACAGCAGTTGACCCAA ATGGTGCTGCATCTCCAAACAGAGCTTACTCTACTGAAGACTACTTGAAGATAACAGAAGAACAGCTGAAAGCATCCGCTGCCCAACTGCAGACCGGGACATCTTCTCAAGGCGAAAGCCAGTTTGTACCCCAAACTCAGCCGCAAGGTTTGTACCCTGTAACTGACTTTTAA
- the LOC127801055 gene encoding N6-adenosine-methyltransferase non-catalytic subunit MTB-like, giving the protein MTSPEHGRRYVKRDTEDSSGMKSDSDREDEEWEGDDKRKHRSSKSRRSRNGEEIEGLDNSGRRTSIGDGNDFRKRSGESSRVGRVGSDEEDHVTREKSRSKQTRRQEENTLEKLSNWYLDGEIENKHDTGDKSRNRGHEQVGDVERRESTSNFSESERSQSKMKGNARPHDGEPESSVDKDSRYHERRENSEVMAHDSSGHERITRRRWDESDAVRKAEENGYLEKSDYRSGKSSDRKHESARDRSFSAQTEISQSKSRDLDSNSNKDLSSHDREDRRVDSDRRNRKGRPEAPEEGNKASMLTGEDTSVKKRTEDHKQQSISISQDIAETHERSFMVEEGNTWARDKRKEVDHSNRSRTPERSGRNRYGSEKPDMNYEQSNSFRQKELERDVYNEDRSRGRVDGWGDRNRDWDGPRDSWKRRQRSGHDKEMNDGDIVSDHGRERESQKRGRLTTVIEIQTKPFDYGRDESVSSFVRRNEVGQRSDMTLAPNKELSYPLDDGARSVGIGSGSSADDIDADIPAAMTRGQSSAAAGQSSGSGSQPPLGNQENISSSRTFSQGVKGVRVGRGWARPTGRENQQVGVPMPMMGSPFGPLGMPPPGHMQPLNPSMHLGPVPSMSPGVFIPPFSPPVVWTGPRGVDVNMLAVPPGLPPLPSGTPRFPPNIGTPPNPGLYSNYPGAGRGASPNTSAPGFNATAPMGRGQQQDKASAPGGWVPPRTNGPAGKAPSRGEQNDYSQNFVDTGMRPQNFIRELELTSVVEDYPKLRELIQKKDEIVANSASPPMYFKCDLSEFDLSPEFFGAKFDVILVDPPWEEYVHRAPGVTDHMEYWTFEEIMNLKIEAIADTPSFIFLWVGDGVGLEQGRQCLKKWGFRRCEDICWVKTNKSNATPGLRHDSHTLFQRSKEHCLMGIKGTVRRSTDGHIIHANIDTDVIIAEEPPYGSTAKPEDLYRIIEHFALGRRRLELFGEDHNIRSGWLTVGKGLSSSNFDAKAYTRNFADKDGKVWQGGGGRNPPPEAPHLVVTTPEIEGLRPKSPMKNQQQTSSISITTTNSGGKRQAGNSPQNYNALGLNQETSSPNPSAAAPWISPMDGFRDRGGNIVASDDRVPELYGYGASYGMANGDCLGYESHRGMNLL; this is encoded by the exons ATGACTTCACCTGAACATGGTCGGAGGTATGTAAAACGGGACACAGAGGATAGTTCAGGCATGAAGAGTGATAGTGacagagaagatgaagaatggGAAGGTGATGACAAGAGGAAGCACAGGTCAAGCAAGTCAAGGAGGTCTAGAAATGGAGAAGAGATTGAAGGGCTAGACAACAGTGGGAGGAGAACAAGCATTGGCGACGGGAATGATTTTAGGAAGAGGTCAGGCGAATCAAGCAGAGTGGGCAGAGTGGGTAGTGATGAAGAGGACCATGTGACTAGAGAGAAATCACGGTCTAAGCAGACGAGGAGACAAGAAGAGAATACATTGGAGAAATTGAGCAATTGGTATCTAGATGGAGAAATAGAGAATAAGCATGATACTGGAGACAAATCTCGAAACAGGGGACATGAACAAGTTGGTGACGTTGAGAGAAGAGAATCAACATCCAATTTCTCAGAGTCTGAGAGGTCTCAGAGCAAAATGAAAGGCAATGCAAGACCCCATGACGGGGAGCCTGAAAGTTCAGTAGATAAAGATTCTAGGTACCATGAAAGAAGGGAAAATAGTGAAGTGATGGCCCATGATTCTTCAGGGCATGAAAGAATCACTAGGAGAAGATGGGATGAATCCGATGCAGTCCGGAAAGCTGAAGAAAATGGTTATCTTGAAAAGTCTGATTACAGAAGTGGCAAGTCTTCTGATCGTAAACATGAGAGTGCTAGAGACAGAAGTTTCTCTGCACAAACTGAAATCAGTCAGAGCAAGAGCAGGGATTTAGATTCCAACAGTAACAAAGACTTGTCATCCCATGACAGGGAAGATAGACGTGTTGATTCTGATAGGAGAAACAGAAAGGGAAGGCCAGAAGCTCCAGAAGAAGGCAACAAGGCTAGTATGTTGACTGGTGAAGATACATCAGTTAAGAAGAGAACTGAGGATCATAAACAGCAGAGCATTTCAATCAGTCAGGATATTGCTGAAACTCATGAGAGGTCTTTTATGGTTGAGGAGGGAAATACATGGGCAagagacaaaagaaaagaagtggATCACTCAAACAGGTCCAGAACCCCTGAGAGGAGTGGCAGGAATCGTTATGGATCAGAGAAACCTGACATGAATTACGAGCAAAGCAATTCTTTCAGGCAGAAGGAACTAGAAAGGGATGTTTATAATGAAGACAGATCAAGAGGGAGAGTTGATGGCTGGGGTGATAGAAACAGGGACTGGGATGGTCCTAGAGATAGTTGGAAAAGAAGGCAAAGAAGTGGCCATGATAAAGAGATGAACGATGGGGATATTGTTTCTGATCATGGTAGGGAAAGGGAGTCGCAGAAACGTGGTCGTCTCACAACTGTGATAGAGATCCAAACCAAGCCTTTTGATTATGGAAGAGATGAGTCTGTATCTAGTTTTGTGAGGAGAAATGAAGTCGGTCAGCGCTCTGATATGACATTGGCACCAAATAAGGAGTTGTCTTACCCTCTGGATGATGGAGCAAGAAGTGTTGGTATAGGATCTGGGTCATCTGCTGATGACATTGATGCTGATATCCCAGCAGCGATGACAAGAGGCCAGAGTTCTGCTGCTGCTGGCCAAAGTTCTGGTAGTGGTTCACAGCCTCCATTGGGAAACCAGGAAAACATTTCCTCTAGTAGAACTTTTTCCCAAGGGGTTAAAGGAGTTAGAGTTGGGAGAGGATGGGCAAGGCCTACTGGAAGAGAGAACCAACAGGTTGGAGTCCCAATGCCCATGATGGGATCACCTTTTGGACCGCTTGGAATGCCACCTCCTGGACATATGCAACCACTAAATCCTAGCATGCATCTTGGTCCTGTTCCTTCGATGTCACCCGGTGTTTTCATTCCACCATTTTCACCTCCTGTTGTTTGGACTGGACCTCGAGGTGTCGATGTGAATATGTTAGCAGTTCCACCTGGTCTCCCACCCCTTCCTTCTGGAACACCAAGATTTCCTCCTAATATTGGGACTCCACCAAACCCTGGCTTGTATTCAAATTATCCTGGTGCTGGAAGAGGAGCTTCTCCAAACACGTCAGCTCCTGGTTTTAATGCTACTGCGCCAATGGGGCGAGGGCAGCAACAAGATAAAGCCTCTGCTCCTGGAGGTTGGGTGCCTCCTAGAACTAATGGACCTGCTGGAAAAGCTCCTTCCAGAGGAGAGCAGAATGATTACTCTCAAAATTTTGTTGATACTGGAATGCGCCCTCAGAATTTTATTAGGGAATTAGAACTTACTAGTGTTGTGGAGGACTACCCAAAGCTTCGAGAGCTCATACAAAAGAAAGATGAGATTGTTGCAAATTCTGCTTCCCCTCCAATGTATTTTAAGTGTGATCTGAGTGAGTTTGACCTCTCTCCAGAGTTCTTTGGAGCCAAGTTTGATGTCATCCTTGTGGATCCTCCTTGGGAGGAATATGTTCACCGGGCTCCTGGTGTCACTGACCATATGGAGTACTGGACGTTTGAAGAAATAATGAATCTTAAGATCGAG GCAATAGCTGATACaccttcttttattttcctttgggTTGGTGATGGAGTTGGTCTTGAGCAAGGTCGGCAATGTTTAAAGAAG TGGGGATTCCGTCGGTGCGAGGACATATGTTGGGTGAAGACAAACAAAAGTAATGCAACTCCAGGTCTGCGCCATGATTCTCATACTTTGTTTCAACGCTCTAAG GAACACTGCTTGATGGGCATAAAGGGAACTGTTCGTCGCAGTACTGATGGTCATATCATCCATGCCAACATTGACACTGATGTAATTATTGCTGAGGAGCCCCCTTATG GTTCAACTGCAAAACCAGAAGATCTGTACCGAATAATTGAGCATTTTGCATTGGGCCGCAGGAGGCTTGAGCTCTTTGGCGAAGACCACAATATTCGGTCAGGATGGCTGACTGTTGGCAAAGGACTATCTTCGTCAAATTTTGATGCCAAG GCATATACCAGGAACTTTGCTGACAAAGATGGGAAAGTTTGGCAAGGAGGAGGAGGACGAAACCCCCCACCAGAAGCACCTCATCTTGTTGTGACAACCCCTGAAATAGAAGGGCTTCGTCCTAAATCGCCCATGAAGAACCAGCAGCAGACGTCATCAATTTCCATCACAACCACCAATTCAGGCGGCAAAAGGCAAGCCGGAAATTCACCTCAGAATTATAATGCTCTAGGTCTTAACCAAGAAACTTCCAGCCCCAACCCTTCTGCTGCAGCTCCTTGGATTTCACCAATGGATGGTTTTAGAGACCGAGGTGGCAACATTGTGGCTTCTGATGACAGGGTTCCTGAGTTATATGGTTACGGCGCCTCCTATGGGATGGCAAATGGGGATTGCTTGGGTTATGAATCTCATAGAGGAATGAATTTGTTGTAG
- the LOC127801062 gene encoding sec-independent protein translocase protein TATB, chloroplastic isoform X3 yields the protein MITPMASAVSATKYPSFSALSTCANFCPQNYTSRFSKWFPQLGIGPFSPWNGLRHLGVSISQRPARKGGVAGKKGQCKGKVVYASLFGVGAPEALVIGVVALLVFGPKGLAEVARNLGKTLRAFQPTIKELQDVSREFKSTLEREIGLDEIQSSTQDTNRSNTTSTISTPSSVLSPDNSQTAVDPNGAASPNRAYSTEDYLKITEEQLKASAAQLQTGTSSQGESQFVPQTQPQEAVQESPAAASSVDKPGSET from the exons ATGATCACGCCTATGGCTTCTGCAGTTTCCGCAACCAAGTACCCATCCTTCTCTGCTCTATCCACTTGTGCAAATTTCTGCCCCCAAAACTATACTTCTCGTTTCTCCAAGTGGTTTCCTCAACTGGGTATTGGCCCTTTCTCGCCATGGAATGGTTTGAGGCATCTGGGTGTCTCAATCTCACAGAGACCAGCAAGGAAAG GTGGTGTTGCAGGGAAGAAGGGACAATGTAAAGGGAAGGTTGTGTATGCTTCTCTATTTGGAGTTGGGGCTCCTGAAGCTCTGGTGATTGGAGTGGTGGCTTTGTTGGTTTTTGGTCCCAAAGGTCTTGCCGAG GTTGCTCGGAATTTGGGAAAAACTTTACGTGCGTTTCAACCCACAATTAAAGAGCTTCAG GATGTTTCAAGAGAATTCAAAAGCACCCTTGAGCGAGAGATTGGTCTTGATGAAATTCAGAGTTCAACACAAGACACAAATAGATCAAACACAACCAGCACTATCTCTACCCCTTCATCAGTACTGAGTCCTGATAATTCTCAGACAGCAGTTGACCCAA ATGGTGCTGCATCTCCAAACAGAGCTTACTCTACTGAAGACTACTTGAAGATAACAGAAGAACAGCTGAAAGCATCCGCTGCCCAACTGCAGACCGGGACATCTTCTCAAGGCGAAAGCCAGTTTGTACCCCAAACTCAGCCGCAAG AGGCCGTTCAAGAATCTCCTGCTGCAGCAAGTTCGGTCGACAAGCCTGGAAGTGAAACCTGA